A genomic segment from Malus domestica chromosome 05, GDT2T_hap1 encodes:
- the LOC108173313 gene encoding uncharacterized protein: protein MICRTLRSAPVVGRVQECVAMFRRAIGGEVEAHAKAKSESVQGHNRKKKGHKDLEAELAATKLRYGPCGVCGKDKDHTSAGCPYVINIPNPLEVTLVDGRYGIVCDCCAQPGGHPTRRGWTGRATLKLCTYCMVLGEHWTTDCPCVEPQQREKWRKEMREDDILGEEPKKEEFLDLEAYLRDLRMMAELKPYDG, encoded by the exons ATGATCTGCCGGACTTTGAGATCCGCTCCCGTGGTCGGCCGCGTACAGGAATGCGTTGCCATGTTCCGCCGCGCAATCGGTGGAGAAGTAGAAGCCCACGCGAAAGCCAAGTCAGAATCGGTTCAGGGGCATAATC GAAAGAAGAAAGGGCACAAGGACTTGGAAGCAGAATTAGCAGCAACAAAACTTAGATATGGTCCTTGTGGAGTTTGTGGAAAGGACAAAGACCACACGAGTGCTGGTTGCCCTTACGTGATAAATATCCCAAACCCTCTGGAGGTAACTCTTGTTGACGGTAGGTATGGAATAGTTTGTGATTGTTGTGCTCAGCCGGGGGGCCACCCTACTCGCCGGGGCTGGACAGGACGTGCTACTCTCAAGTTGTGTACCTATTGTATGGTATTGGGTGAGCACTGGACTACAGATTGCCCGTGCGTTGAGCCCCAACAACGTGAGAAATGgagaaaagaaatgagagaGGATGATATTTTGGGAGAGGAGCCCAAGAAAGAAGAATTTCTGGACTTAGAGGCATATTTGAGGGACTTGCGAATGATGGCTGAGTTAAAACCATATGACGGTTGA